In Quercus robur chromosome 11, dhQueRobu3.1, whole genome shotgun sequence, the sequence CTTTTTCTTATCTATCACAGGAGGGTTACAACTCATCAACCCGGTATGGTTCCCGCACAAGCCTCTATTATGTGTAAATGCTTCACTTGGTGCTTCTTGATAGGCTTTGCTGTTAGGAATTGGACCCTCCAACTCGTTGTAGGATATATCAACCGACGTCAAGCTCTGCATTCCATTGAAGGAGGAAGGGATGGAACCATTAAGCTCATTGTGAGAAATATCCAGTATTTCCAATTTGACCAGGTTTCCAAGTTGCCATGGAATTTCCCCAGTGAGTTCATTCCTGCTAAGATCTAACAGAACTTGCAGAGACAACAAGTTGCCAATTTCAATGGGAATGCcttcaaaaaaattgttgttgctCAAATTTAAGTACAACATTTTTGAGCAGTCACCTAGCTGTTTAGGTATTGGACCACTTAGGTTGTTTGATGCTAGATTAAGATAGGCCAGATCGGGTAAACTTCCGAGTTCTGAAGGAATGGTGCCAGAGAGTTTGTTACTGCTCAAAGTGAGATTGAACAATGATTTCAGCTTCCCCAACTCCTTGGGAATTTTTCCCACAAGTTTATTTGAAGAAAGGTCAAGCACATGCAAACGTGAAGCTTCCCCAAGCTCTGGTGTTATCTCTCCAATAATTTGATTATTGGAGATTTTTAAGCTTGTTAGAAGTTGACACTTTCCCCAGTTTGGAGAAATCTCACCATGAAAATTATTGTAGCTCAAATCAATGtaatcaagcactgggtatatacCGTAGTCTTCAGATATATTCCCAATGAGGTTGTTCCTATCAAGACGGAGTCTTGTTAGGCTTGTGCAATTTTTCAAGCCTTTAGGAACAGTACCTGTAAATCTGTTATTACTTGCACAAAAATCTTCAAGTATGTTACCATGACATATATTTTCTGGTAAAAATCCAGATATGCTGTTGTTTGACAAAAAGAATAGCGTCAAGTTGGTGAGATTATTGATCTCCCTAGGTAATGGACCAGATAACTGGTTTCCATAGAGTGACAAAACCTTTAGGCCAACCAAACCACCCAAAGACGCAGGAATTGAATCGCTCaagttgtttaaattcaagCGAAGCTCAGTGAGAGATTTCAACTTTCCAAGCTCTGGTGGGATGGAGCCAGATAGCTGGTTGTTGGCAAGGTATAGTAATGAAAGATTTGTCAAGTTTCCAATGGCAGAAGGAATGGAGCCAAAGAGAAGGTTATTTGAGAAGCTTAATACATTGAGTTTCATCAACTTCCCTACTTCTTGAGGAATATTTCCAGAGAATTGATTGAAAGCCAGATTGAGAATGGTGAGTTGGGAAAGGTTGTCAATCTGAGAAGGTATATCTCCAAAAAGTGAGTTATAAGCGAGAGCAAGAATAGATAGGTTGGGGAAGGATGTGAAGTTGAAGTAATCAAGTGTACCTCTCAAACCGAAACTTGTTAGATTTATGCTGGTGACACTTCCCTCGACGTTGCAACTGATCCCTATCCAGCTGCGTGGGCTTGAACTAGAGCTTGTATTACTAGGAGAAAGTGTCCATGAAGATAAATAAGACTCAGTTTGGTTTTGGAGAGTTGCTTTCCAATGGAGCAGTGCATCCACTTCTGCTCTTCTTTGTGCTGTTGAAGAGGCTGAAGCAGGAGAAGCAAcatgaaaataagaaaagaagatgAGGAGAGAAAGCAGTAAGAGGGCCTTGGGCAGCATGGTCTTGTTTAACTACAAGAAGGGTTTAGTGAACTAATGCATATATAAAAGACAGCTTAAATATACTGTGTCTAGAAAGATATTAGAAAATTCAGTCAAGTCTCCTTCACGACTTGGAGAGAGCTGACAAGTCAATCTCTATTGTCTTatttttcgttttctttttgTGTATCTAATTCTTTAATCAACTAGATCTTTCAAGATATCTGCTAAATATTTTGTTGGACTTAAATATAGAATTGCTAAGGCCACTTGATGTAATCATTTTAGCATTATTGAACGAGTATATAACTACATATAAAAGCAGGTCAATATAACtctgagggaaaaaaaataaaagaaattgaaactaTTATATCTAGAAGCAAAGACAGGTAGGTATAGGGCCATAGCTTGAGATTTACTCCTTAGGAGACTACAGCAGTAGCTTCCTATTTAGTTTGTGTGTAATTCTTGAGcaattctcaaatctcaattcaACTTGACACCTTATCCAAAATTGAAGTCGAAGAAATTTCATAATctaatcttttatttaaatttcaagtaatATATTTATAGAATTTGCCAAAGAAGATGACTCCGAATATGAGGCAATGGTTGTCAAAAACATATAATCATATTATTTTGAAGAAGCACCATTTCCAGCTCAACGAATTATAGAGGAAAAATAATTGAATGGAATATAAAGgactgggattttttttttccttgtgtttgtgtttaggAGCCTAAAAAATAATGGACATTTTCTACCCAAAACTATAAAGTTAAACTGGTCAAAACATTTGAAGTTCGCCAAAACAGACCAAAGCATCTCTAAGAGATgtcaacaattttttaaaaactaatgaGTGAATGGTTTAAATATTTTGAGGTCCCACCGAGATTTGACTAGAAattgatgtcataattaattttgtaattaattaaaatataaataagtgtattaaatttataaaaattagggtaaattgtaaaattgGTTCTTATTCTACacactatatttcaatttggttcaTAACCTTTTCAGTATTGTATCAATTTAGTACATATTATTGTCCTTTATATAGAAAAGGCTAATATGTCAaatggaataataaaaaaatattttccatgtCAAATTAGCTACTAACCATACTGccatatcaatttaaaaaaaaaaaaaaaaaaaaaaaaaaaaaaaaaaaaaaaaaaaaaaaaccgagaTATGTGAGATCCAATCAACCAAACTCATCTCCATCTCCTCTCCCTCATCCTCAAGATCTGAAGTTGCTGACTACGGTGAGGATAGCGGATAGCGGCGCATTCTCTTTTCCGGCAGCACCAAGTCTCTCTCGATCTCATCCTTCCTTACTTCATATTTGGCTCCctaaaaattcaatgaaattattacaatttattttgttttacttgagGAATGATTTGGCTATAGAAGTTGAGACTGTTTTTGAGTTCTTTGGTCAAACTCCTCTAGGTGGGTATATATGAACAAACATATATcataatctctttctctctctctctttttaaaatttgttatctctctctttttaaaatttgttatgtatTTCTATTCACTTTCGCAGACTCTTTAGATGGGACATTGAAGAATCATAATGCACAACAATAAATAGTACTAAAGGAACGGCATAtataatgtctttttttttaaatgggaaaaTAATGTGAATGAAACAATGAAGGAATGGAGTTTTTTCTTGGTCGGTTGGTATTGTATGCTTGGAGTAATCTTAGTATAAATACACATGACTGCAATCTCAAGAGAGGTATCTTCACAAAAAACCCTAATCCAGTCTTTCTTTGTTATACTTATACGTACTTACAAGCTCTATTGATCAAATTGCATCATCACCTTTCAACAATGTGACAATAAATAATTAGAATTATATATCACAAGTTTTATATGCAATTATCAATTAGGGGTGTCACCTCATTAGTTTCCCAGGTCaactaaaaaatcaatttgataATCGGCCatttaaaacaagaaaataaaatttcaactagGGACAGCCAATTTCGTCATTAAAATTGActaagtttttgtttgaattaaaaagaaaattacttgGAGGATTCAGTCGTGGATTATCATTTGAACATCTATcatttgttgtttattttatctgttatttgttttgagtctttgaattataaggaaaattatccttattagttaaaaaagtCTTTGATCAGTAGGAGTTTATAATTATAGGCAGAATGCTTAGGTTGATTAGTTGTTTATTTCAGTTTGCAGTCTATAACTCTATAGATGACACAATGCTTTGcaaaataatatcaaatgaaaaaattatataatacacATTAGTCTTTTGGGAGGTCTGATTTTTCGCTTTGCCAAGAAAGTCATAGGTCGTAAcaaattattcatatatttttaacGTAATAGAGGCACACGTCTGCCATTATCTTCAGAAATGTCCACGAAATTAACCTTGTCACATCTCAGCCTTGCATTAGCACGCTTTGAATTTTATGCTCTACATGACCATTGAATATGGACGAATTGACAAGCATTATGTATCCCATCAAACCCAAATCACCAGCAAGTTGGACTCCCTATAGAGATGACTGAGTAGTCAAAGAAATTAGACATCTAGCCGTATGTGAGGATATTGGGTACAATTTGATTTCTAAAGTCATCgatctaaaattttttgaaaccaatcacacatttagcaaagaaatatataaagagACAAATATGTACACAATACGTACTGCTGCATGCTCCTTTTATTACTGCAGTTTTGTCAGTTTAACCTAATTAAAGAACACTCATTGTGATAGTAATTTGACTTTGAAACTCGCTTAGACTGTAAGTGGTTAATTTGCTGGTTTGTCAAAAAGTAACACAGCTATGTGGAACATAATTCATGAAGTAAATTATGTTTATGTCATCATAGAATAGAGAGGCCATGGATTTCAATTCAATCTTCCAATAGATAAAATCCATTTTGGCATTACAATTGCAATTGCAAGGACATGCATGCGCATGGCTCCACCAGTCCCTTACGTAGAAGACCGATCGAGTAGTCAGTATATATGCAACTTGCCTTTCAGGCAAACTTACCAACTTCTTCGGAAAGGatgattaattgtttgatatactGGTAGTGGTAGAAGAGTGGAAACAATTACTCAAGCCgtttgaattttaatatgtaGAAATTATTAAGTATTTACTTAACTGGTTTATCAATTCAAGAGCATTTTTAGTGAAAAATATTAGATAGATTCCTATTTGCCAGTTATATATTAGACAGATTCTTATCATGTTAAAATAGCGGTGAAAATGCATTTTTAATTAGAAGTTAGCAAATCAGATGAtgatttttttcaacaaaatatatatatatatatatatatcaaaatttgatagttacaatgggaAGGGAGGATTGAACCATGgtcattttcattaaaaacatCAAGATGTGCTATTTAAGTTTTAAGGTTTTTggcaaaatataatttttcttatcataAAAGTTTGAGtgagatacaaattttttcactACTTGTTAAAGTGGTAGCTAGGTTCCCGACATCGATCCTTCTTATCCAATCCAACTCCTTTGGTTGTTCCACACTGCTTAGGATTTTAGCTATATATGCTTCCTCTCTCTCCAAGTATTCATATACCAAGGATGATTCTTGAGCATGTGCACAGAAACCATGAAACTTCATAATGTTTCGATGACATACCTTTGTTAGTGCCCGAATCTCACTCTTAAAAGTCTTATGGtcttcttatatattatattaactagtCGTAAACCCACGCGATGCGTGAGAAAATGTTACATAATTATAATAGagtataattaatataatttttataggtTAAATCGTTAAATAGTGCatgtgttattttaaaaaagtattttgCATAGGGGTAGTTACATTCCCCTCCCTTGAGGTTTGGGGGAATGACATTCCACCACAAACATGAAAGGGAAAAACACTTGCGGCCcttgagatttgaaaaaaaattaacactcacCCCCTTCTATTTATATTAGTAAcgatatatttaattttttttaagaatctctGACAAAATTTTAACCGTGGTTAGTAAAAATACAACTGATGAATTTAGAataaaactttatcaagcaCCAAAACAATTGCAACAACAAATATCTCTATAACacgttgaaaaaaaataaaaataaaaaggagcaaaggtcatacattttattttaaaatacactttaattaaaactttaaaacaatggattttaattcttaaatttcCAATAATTTTGGAATCATTCCCTTAAGCAAAGAGCAAGCTAGTAcactatttttaatattaatttaaaaaaatttggtcaaatggATGTCAGAGGGGGAAAgtgtttttttccttcaagattgAGGTGGAGTGTCATGTCATCTCCCTAAATCTCAAGTGGgagaatatataataaaattttccttcaGTAGCAATATAGAATGGTATATGTATGAAAGAggtaatttaataaaaagatttgAATCTCATAGTTATAgtattgttttacttttttggagaagatgttatttttatattgacatAATCAGTTGACTAATTTGAACATCTTGAAGAATATAAATTTGGTGAATATATATGCAATACCTACAATGTAACAATTGTTCCaataaaaaagtatgaaataattaaaaaaaaaacacacacccAAGTTCCAAATGACAACTAATTTGtcaaaccctaaaaacattcACTACCCATTTATCGTCAACAACCAAACAACTCCAACTCTCAATAATCATGACCAGTCACAAACTACCaaatttgaaagggaaaaaaaaaaaaaaaaaaaaactctcatatACTTTTTTCATgagaaacaaagagaagaaaagttGTGATCTCTCTCCATAATTTGCTCTTCGATTTGTTATAACAATGGCATATATTCAAGCAAAGACAATGTCTTGAGGGACCAATAGGATTCGTGACACCAAGTGGGTAGAGATTGTCTATGGCCTCGTCATTTATAGATTGTTCAAGTGCTTCTTTAATGATGACAACGTTTTGCTGAGAACCCCACAACAAATATCCATGGCTTAAAACTTGATAATCTCATGAGGGCTTCTTTATGGGATGGATTGGATTCTGCATTGGCATAGGTTAAGTTAGTAGGCTCTTTATCTATGGAGGAAGAGAaaatcacaaatatatatatacgaaAAATAATCAATGGGTGTTTTATTTACAGTAGGCAACAATTgaatgttttgaaaaacctcttGATCAAGAATAGGAAGAATCACCAATAATCAAGACACAAATTTGAAAGAAAGGTTGAATTAATGCTAAATTTGTTTTAATGGAAAGGTAAAAATAAGGAAACATTATGGTGGAGTAAATGAGAAACATTaattgagagagaagagacCGAATTGGAAAAGTTCAAGCAAATGGGAAGGAGGgtaagggataaaaaaaaataaaaaataaaatgggaattatttttttaattgaaatggAAAGTTGAAAGAACTCAAAGAAGAGCAAAACGTTAATTAGAAAAGGAAGGGGAAgggataaaaaaattaataaaaaaaggaaaagaattgaaaagaaataggaagatttttatttatttatttaaattgaaatgGGAAGTTGAAAGAACTCAAAGAAGAGCAAAACGTTGTAAGGGGGTGGGCCGTGTTAGTGGTGTTGGACTGCCTCCTGCTGCActaagcccaagttttctggataagagaGTCGGGACCGGCCCAGCTTCAGCTTaagttggtccggcttgtgcacaaactaggCCAAATCTACCGAGGACGTGTTCACGGTAGGCGAAACTGTTTCAGACAAATTGTGGTagacagacataataataataaaataaacagaaaatatcTAGCCACTTTAATGGGGAATTGACCAAATAGCCCTtaacatcaattacaataacaatactatttgttttttttttttttacgaaagagaaagaaaaagaataatggAGAACATCAAATGTTTATAATCATGGGTTAATCGGAATACTAGAGGAAATCGATCGGAAATTCAATTCGTGGGAGCAAAACCACAAAGGGGAGAACGTCCCTCCTCAAAGCAGTTAATCTCTCAGGAAAGAGTCCTGCCGTAGAGGTTAACAGCCTTGAGGGAAACGGGCCTGAGTGGTTTTCTACGTAGGTGCTTTCGAGTTTTTTCTTATAGAGGGCCGGGTTTtatgagggagagaagggattaatctaccggtgcatgcctATCTTTCTAATTCTCCCTATTCCTTTCTTCCCTCTCACTTCGTTTTCTTcgctatttcttttaagttttctatttctttttcaaagttCCGTTGTTTCCCCTTCTGTTCACGGCAAGACCTTTCTTTTATAGTGCCTACCGTGACccgattttactgttttaacccttaacttcctttgtctggtctgggtgtactggccgaccatCACTGTTCCGCCTGTGTGTCGTCCTCCCATCGCCAGACAAGGAAGTgtattttgtttgctagtcTGCCGTGACACCCTTTCCTGCCACTGTCTGGgtaatttctctctccctattcctcatggcatgcacctaatggttccaacttagcttgcctcttttgggtagtaagtcatcccagcaggacatctccccaaaagagcttgagctggaaccataaaaatagattttcccctctccccaccactaaaccatgccctctgatcCTTTGACCCCCCGACCTTACCAtgctctgtattggctgggtacaggctggtggtgtcTGGGCCTTGCACGTGCCttcattccatatgtgtccaaaacttgcttgcTACCCATTCGTCTACCGTGGTCTGGAGGCTCGCCGTCCGTGTTTTTTGACCTCTTGTGTGAGCTGTTCTTTGTTTTCCcgctccattcaagagctgggctttatttgatgatgggtcttacatttctttggcccattccttggtttcctttatttcttgcaacgtCGTACTGTTATTCCTGCTGTAATAACTTAATCTTGCTGGGCTTCTTTTAGGCCAGCtgtttattccttctctcagtggcttggcatggccactggtttgcttttatttatgggCTCATATGTCCCTTTTGACTTTCCTTTGGGTATTCTCGGcctgtttgctttctttgggcttcctcggcccttttGCTAATTCTACATTCctatgggctttttactaacttcattggacTTCCCTAACCCAATAActttattctcatccttggggtttatgGGCTTGCCATAAACctcttactttcttagtttgcattacctTGGGCCTGCGGCAGCCCTTTCTTGCTTTTCTATCTCATACATTGCctatgggatgctatttctctctttacaggcttctttgagcccacttgcctcttcaagacccatttttttatttcttgggactgtgatccattattcctgccgtttgggcctaatggttttgctatctgctttgtcaattctttgttgcccttgttattgggctttctttctttccacctGGATTCTTACAAATGGCCCTCAATATTTAGCCCCCTAAACATATGAAACGTTCCTGTGGTTCATATGTGAATGAAAAGACGTTTCTGCCCTTCTCTCTtctcatctttttcttcttcttttttcgtGGGTCTTTTTTAAGCTGTGGACcccttcttatatatatatatatatatattatattttccttCCTGCTGCGAACAGGGTTGTCTCTTCGAATTTCCCAGTTTAGCAGTTATTCTCTAAGCATAGCCGTCGTTTAATTAATTTCATCCCATTCTGATGGCTGACCCGTCACCTTCCTTCGTGCCGTTATTAATAACCTGGGTATTTAAGGAAGAATCCTTCTGCACTTTAAACACAAACTCCTTCTTTTCCAAGAACACATATTCCCCGTCTCTTACTCTTcactatctttttcttttcaaacaccCATACCCATCTTCTCCGACTAAGTCTTTTCACCATGTCGCTGGTGAAAAGCCAAGGCTCTTCCCGCCGTAAAAGGAAGGCAATCACTTCCGACTCTCCCGCCGTTCCTGATGTAGGCAAGGAGACGGAACACTCTGATTCGGAGTAGTCCACTGGGGAAGAGACACGGCGCGACCCCAACAGTGAATGCGCCCCTTTGATCGATCCGTGGTATGAAGCCCACCCTCACTTTCCAAAAGTTCCTGGTGACTATATGCCGCCGCTGCCGGGTCGCGTATGGCTTGCCCTTGGCCGGTGAAACCCCGACGTCTCTTGGGCTCCGTTAGCATCTTCAATCCCCGATTTGGCCATTCGCCAAGGCATCTCACTTCCCGTACCCATTCATTTCGACTTTGGGTCCAGCACTGCCTTGGGTTGGAGAGAATGGGTTGACAGTGAGCTTTTCGATATGGGCTTTATGGGGTTGTTGCAACGAGCCAGCGTCTTGAAAGCTATTGTCTCATCTCGCTCCCTGTCGAACTTCCGGGACCTCTACAACCTCTGACATTTGGTCCGACGATGGTGTACCACCACCCACACCTTCTTTTTCTCGTGCGGCGAACTCACCGTTACCCTTGAAAATGTGGCCAATCAGTTACTCCTACCTATTCTTGGTGATGCTGATCCTGCCACTCTAGAGTTTTTTCGGGAGGAAGAGGCTATTGAGGCCGAATTGAGGAAAAAGATGGCCAGAAATGCCAAGCTATCATACTGGGTTAGTTCTTCTTCTAAATTTTCTGTAGCTGCTCTCCGCACGACTTTTGTTGCGCTTTGGCTttgcaaatttgtttttgggtccTACCCCCACTATGCCATAAACCCTTTGTACTTTCGTTTAGCTATTAAAATATTTGCTGGGGTGAGCCTGCTGCTGGCCCCCATGTTCCTAGGGCATCTGTATGTCTAATTAGACATTCTTCGTAGTGATGAGAGTTAGGTTGGGTCCTGCCACATAGTTACCTCTTCCGTTCACTGTACCATACTACAGCAGTTGTTATTTGAGCGTTGTGCTCAATACTTGACAAAGTGCAGATCTGCTCGCTTTGATAGAGATATGTACCAAACATGTCCAAGAGTAATTACTGACTTTTGCGGTAGATTTAAGTCCGATTTTCCGCTTGCTTTTCGCTGGTTTGGCTTGAAGCCCATTGGCTATTCTAtggttgaatcttttgatgagggCGTTGGTTTTTCTTGGAGGGCCTATAGAAACTTAGGCACAAATTATACATGTATGGATTATGTCATGGGTTCGTTTGTTGACACCATTGGGACTACTACCCCCTTGGTTAGTTTTGATGAAATAGGGATTACTTATCTGGCTGCCACTAATGCCGGATGGCTGCCTTACCTAGCCGATGAAGGCATTAGGTTTGTTCACTATCCTGCCAACCGGGTGAGAAGGCAGTTTGGGTTAGATCAAGATATCCCCAATGACATTTCCTTCCTCATGGAATCTCCTACTTCAGTCCGCCCTTTCCTGCGGCATACTGCCTTTGAATTTTGGAGGCAGCGCTTCAACGCCGTTACAGTTCCCGGTTCACTAAGGGAGGGTCTCTGTACTCCTCCCATGCATGGTTATTGGCACGCGGTGATGACTACATTTGTGGATGGGCTAGTGGGTAGCCGTGGCTTCTCTCTTATTCCCCCTAATGGGCTAGGTATGGTTTTCTCGGTTAACCCTCGCTTGCTTCTTCGTTCTAAGTCTGTTTTGGCGTATGCTAG encodes:
- the LOC126707001 gene encoding probable leucine-rich repeat receptor-like protein kinase At1g35710; translation: MLPKALLLLSLLIFFSYFHVASPASASSTAQRRAEVDALLHWKATLQNQTESYLSSWTLSPSNTSSSSSPRSWIGISCNVEGSVTSINLTSFGLRGTLDYFNFTSFPNLSILALAYNSLFGDIPSQIDNLSQLTILNLAFNQFSGNIPQEVGKLMKLNVLSFSNNLLFGSIPSAIGNLTNLSLLYLANNQLSGSIPPELGKLKSLTELRLNLNNLSDSIPASLGGLVGLKVLSLYGNQLSGPLPREINNLTNLTLFFLSNNSISGFLPENICHGNILEDFCASNNRFTGTVPKGLKNCTSLTRLRLDRNNLIGNISEDYGIYPVLDYIDLSYNNFHGEISPNWGKCQLLTSLKISNNQIIGEITPELGEASRLHVLDLSSNKLVGKIPKELGKLKSLFNLTLSSNKLSGTIPSELGSLPDLAYLNLASNNLSGPIPKQLGDCSKMLYLNLSNNNFFEGIPIEIGNLLSLQVLLDLSRNELTGEIPWQLGNLVKLEILDISHNELNGSIPSSFNGMQSLTSVDISYNELEGPIPNSKAYQEAPSEAFTHNRGLCGNHTGLMSCNPPVIDKKKRNHAAFFIIILVPTAAFILTISIGLLHILRRERKKEDGELRDSRKENLFSVWSYDGKLVYEDIKETTEGFNAKYCIGVGATGSVFKAELSTGQVVAVKKLHYEMLEDHKTFESEILALTKVRHRNIVKLHGFCAHAQESFLVYEYLERGSIAKILTSEQAKELDWIKRINIVNGIANALYYMHHNCTPPIIHRDISSNNILLDSNYEAHVSDFGTARLVKLDSSNWTGLAGTYGYIAPELAYTMRVTEKCDVYSFGIVTLEIIMGHHPGDLICSLSTSSPSTSSPSTLSSLPSNAYSMLLKDVLDKRLATPDPELADEVVTIARLAFSCISANPQVRPTMQHVCQGLSTHRQSFSESFDMVTLRQLLNLEV